Proteins encoded by one window of Blautia faecicola:
- a CDS encoding DUF6783 domain-containing protein, producing the protein MRVKYTAKWGLQIAKMIFQTRSSPSGISF; encoded by the coding sequence ATAAGGGTAAAATATACCGCAAAGTGGGGCTTACAGATTGCGAAAATGATTTTTCAAACACGCTCTAGCCCCTCCGGGATTTCTTTTTGA
- a CDS encoding C40 family peptidase, protein MKKRVVCAFLGLVMMVSQSFAVFADTESDIKQQKAQAESQLSQTNETIASLSEQQQQIQSEINAMDADMVDLMIQIDATKTDIASTEDGIAQKEADITEKEGEIETTTSQLEAAEADRDKQYADMKKRIQYIYENGGNEAWLNMLSGADSITSLLNKVEYAQSMHDYDRKQLEAFKEVVQQVSDLKTDLENQKADLENQKSDLEAQEASLESQQADLQSQQSDLQAQMDAKKATSSDYEAQIATAQQQAAEISNLISQQQAQLDQIAEEKRQAEEEAARQAAAEEAARQQAAAEEAARQQAAASAASSSSSSSSTSQSSSGNSNSSSNRNNSTTSNSSSSSSNSTASSSSTSSSTSSSGVSGSAIVAYADQFVGNPYVWGGNSLTNGIDCSHFVYQVLKNTGAYSGGYTTSAGWRSLGKAVSSLSEAKAGDVICYSGHVAIYDGNGGIVEAKGSKWGITHDRSANCKTILAIRRFT, encoded by the coding sequence ATGAAAAAAAGAGTAGTATGTGCGTTTTTGGGACTTGTAATGATGGTATCTCAGTCATTTGCCGTTTTTGCGGATACGGAATCCGATATCAAACAGCAGAAGGCGCAGGCAGAGAGCCAGTTAAGTCAGACGAATGAGACAATCGCATCTCTGTCTGAACAGCAGCAGCAGATCCAGTCAGAAATCAATGCTATGGATGCAGATATGGTAGACCTGATGATCCAGATTGATGCTACCAAGACAGACATTGCAAGTACAGAAGATGGAATTGCACAAAAAGAAGCAGATATTACAGAAAAAGAGGGAGAGATCGAGACAACCACCAGTCAGCTGGAGGCTGCGGAAGCAGATCGCGACAAGCAGTATGCGGATATGAAGAAACGTATCCAGTACATATATGAAAACGGTGGCAATGAAGCATGGCTGAATATGCTGAGCGGTGCGGACAGTATCACATCTCTTCTGAATAAAGTGGAATATGCACAGAGCATGCATGACTATGACAGAAAACAGCTGGAAGCTTTTAAAGAAGTAGTACAGCAGGTGTCTGATCTGAAGACAGATCTGGAAAATCAGAAAGCAGATCTGGAAAATCAGAAGAGCGATCTGGAGGCACAGGAAGCATCTCTGGAAAGCCAGCAGGCAGATCTGCAGAGTCAGCAGTCAGACTTACAGGCGCAGATGGATGCGAAGAAAGCAACCAGCAGTGATTATGAAGCACAGATTGCAACGGCACAGCAGCAGGCCGCTGAGATCAGTAACCTGATCAGCCAGCAGCAGGCACAGCTGGATCAGATCGCAGAAGAAAAACGTCAGGCAGAAGAAGAGGCAGCCCGTCAGGCAGCAGCGGAAGAAGCGGCAAGACAGCAGGCGGCAGCAGAAGAAGCAGCCCGTCAGCAGGCAGCGGCAAGCGCAGCAAGTTCTTCTTCCAGCAGCAGTTCAACTTCACAGAGCAGTTCCGGCAACAGTAATAGCAGCTCCAACAGAAATAACAGTACAACAAGTAACAGCAGTTCAAGCAGTAGTAACAGTACAGCAAGCTCCAGCAGCACCAGCAGTTCCACAAGCAGCAGCGGAGTATCCGGAAGTGCTATCGTAGCTTATGCCGATCAGTTTGTTGGTAACCCATATGTATGGGGTGGAAATTCTCTGACCAATGGTATTGACTGTTCTCACTTTGTATATCAGGTTCTGAAAAATACCGGAGCATACAGTGGTGGATATACAACATCCGCAGGATGGAGAAGTCTTGGAAAGGCAGTATCCAGTCTGTCCGAAGCAAAAGCAGGTGATGTCATCTGCTATTCCGGACATGTAGCAATCTACGACGGTAACGGTGGAATCGTGGAAGCAAAAGGAAGTAAATGGGGAATTACCCATGACAGAAGCGCAAACTGCAAGACCATTCTTGCGATTCGCCGGTTTACCTGA
- a CDS encoding FeoB-associated Cys-rich membrane protein yields the protein MGTVVVGAVLVGVVALIVRSMVKDKKNGKSLQCGGDCSHCGGHCSH from the coding sequence ATGGGAACAGTAGTTGTTGGCGCGGTTCTGGTTGGTGTGGTAGCACTTATCGTCCGCAGTATGGTAAAAGATAAAAAGAACGGAAAATCACTGCAGTGCGGTGGTGACTGCTCACATTGCGGAGGACATTGCAGCCATTAA
- a CDS encoding Fur family transcriptional regulator — MQKEPKSIIISKLRERGCRITRQRRIILDIILDEDCSCCKEIYYKACKQDPSIGAATVYRMVNTLEEIGVINRKNMYKFTGNADDEEMECVPYCRMELDDGTVLQLSDRKFRQVLTCGLESCGYMTGKRIVKYTNNPGQAS, encoded by the coding sequence TTGCAGAAAGAGCCAAAGAGTATCATAATTTCAAAATTAAGAGAGCGTGGCTGCCGGATCACCCGGCAGCGGCGCATCATCCTTGATATTATTCTGGATGAGGACTGCTCTTGTTGCAAGGAGATTTATTACAAAGCCTGCAAACAAGATCCCAGTATCGGGGCCGCAACCGTGTACCGCATGGTGAATACATTAGAAGAAATCGGAGTGATCAACCGGAAAAACATGTATAAGTTTACCGGTAATGCTGATGATGAAGAGATGGAATGTGTTCCGTATTGCAGAATGGAACTGGATGATGGCACGGTACTTCAGCTTTCCGACAGAAAGTTTCGTCAGGTATTAACCTGTGGACTGGAGAGCTGCGGTTATATGACTGGAAAAAGAATCGTAAAGTATACGAATAATCCCGGACAGGCTTCCTAG
- a CDS encoding IS256 family transposase, protein MANRKKEVYKPKPMTEGKRNLIQGLLQEYDIQSADDIQEALKDLLSGTIQDMLETEMDNHLGYDRYERSGEPNYRNGTKPKTVRSKYGEFEVNVPQDRQSSFEPQVLPKRQKDISSIDDKIISMYAKGMTTRQISETIEDIYGFEVSEGMVSDITDKLLPRIEEWQTRPLSAVYPIVFIDAVHFSVRDDGVIRKLAAYVVLGINEDGMKEVLSIVVGENESSKYWLSVLNSLKNRGVQDILILCSDGLTGIKDAISAAFPETEQQRCIVHMVRNTLKYVANKDMKSFAKDLKTIYTAADEEAARKQLKTVTEKWSGQYPSAMNRWHDNWDAISPIFKFSKEVRTAFYTTNAIESLNSCYRRLNKQRSVFPSSQALLKALYLGTFEIAKKWTMPIRNWGKVRGELEIMYPDRMQI, encoded by the coding sequence ATGGCAAACAGAAAAAAAGAAGTTTACAAACCAAAACCAATGACTGAAGGAAAGAGAAATCTGATTCAGGGATTGCTCCAAGAGTATGATATCCAGTCTGCTGACGATATCCAGGAGGCATTAAAGGATCTTCTGTCCGGAACAATCCAAGATATGCTTGAAACAGAAATGGATAATCATCTTGGCTATGATCGTTATGAAAGATCCGGCGAGCCTAACTATCGCAATGGAACCAAGCCTAAGACCGTTCGAAGCAAATATGGTGAATTTGAGGTCAATGTTCCTCAGGATCGCCAGAGTTCCTTTGAGCCGCAGGTGCTTCCAAAACGCCAGAAAGACATCTCTTCCATCGATGACAAGATCATTTCGATGTATGCAAAAGGAATGACCACACGACAGATTTCAGAAACGATAGAGGATATTTATGGTTTTGAAGTCAGTGAAGGAATGGTATCCGATATCACAGATAAGCTTCTTCCCAGAATAGAAGAATGGCAAACTCGCCCATTGTCAGCGGTATATCCAATCGTTTTTATTGATGCTGTACATTTTTCTGTGCGTGACGATGGTGTGATCAGAAAGCTTGCTGCATATGTCGTCCTTGGAATTAACGAAGACGGAATGAAAGAAGTATTAAGCATTGTTGTAGGTGAAAATGAAAGCAGCAAGTATTGGCTGTCAGTGCTGAATAGTCTGAAAAATCGAGGCGTTCAGGACATTCTTATTCTCTGCTCTGATGGACTGACAGGAATCAAGGATGCAATCTCTGCCGCATTTCCTGAAACGGAACAACAGCGCTGCATAGTGCATATGGTGAGAAATACACTCAAATACGTTGCAAACAAGGATATGAAGTCTTTTGCTAAAGACTTAAAAACAATCTATACAGCTGCCGATGAAGAAGCTGCCAGAAAACAGTTAAAGACCGTTACCGAAAAATGGTCGGGACAATATCCGAGTGCCATGAACCGCTGGCATGATAACTGGGACGCAATCTCCCCGATTTTTAAATTTTCCAAAGAGGTTCGTACTGCGTTTTATACTACAAATGCCATTGAATCGTTGAATTCATGCTATCGCAGGCTAAACAAGCAGAGAAGCGTATTTCCGAGTTCACAGGCACTGTTGAAAGCACTATACCTGGGGACTTTTGAAATAGCCAAAAAATGGACAATGCCAATCCGTAATTGGGGCAAAGTCCGTGGTGAACTCGAAATCATGTACCCGGACAGAATGCAGATATAG
- a CDS encoding metal-dependent transcriptional regulator — translation MAKNESAENYLETILILSKKLPVVRSVDIATELGYKKSSVSVAMKHLREHQHITVTDAGFIYLTESGREIAEMIYERHELLSSWLMHLGVPEEIATEDACKMEHVISKESFEAIKKHVGVLS, via the coding sequence ATGGCAAAAAATGAATCAGCAGAAAATTATCTGGAGACGATTCTGATACTGAGTAAAAAACTTCCAGTTGTTCGTTCCGTAGATATCGCCACTGAATTAGGTTATAAAAAATCCAGTGTAAGTGTGGCAATGAAGCACCTGAGAGAACATCAGCATATTACAGTCACCGATGCTGGATTCATATATCTTACTGAATCCGGGAGAGAGATTGCAGAGATGATTTACGAGCGGCACGAGCTGCTGTCTTCCTGGCTGATGCATCTGGGTGTACCGGAAGAGATTGCAACGGAAGATGCTTGTAAGATGGAGCATGTGATCAGTAAGGAGAGTTTTGAGGCTATTAAGAAGCATGTGGGTGTGCTGTCGTAA
- a CDS encoding DUF6110 family protein produces MTNIFKNFDAKKTGIFAGGVLFGTAGIKILASDDAKKFYANCTAAVLRAKSCVMKVVTSVQENAEDIYAEAQQINEEREAKAAVVEDEEVTETAEETEETEEEDFTEA; encoded by the coding sequence ATGACAAACATTTTTAAAAATTTCGATGCAAAAAAAACTGGTATTTTCGCAGGTGGTGTACTGTTCGGTACAGCAGGAATCAAGATTCTGGCAAGTGATGATGCGAAAAAATTCTATGCAAACTGCACAGCAGCTGTTCTGCGTGCAAAATCCTGTGTCATGAAAGTTGTAACATCTGTTCAGGAAAATGCAGAAGATATCTACGCAGAAGCTCAGCAGATCAACGAAGAGCGTGAAGCAAAAGCAGCAGTTGTAGAAGATGAAGAAGTAACAGAAACAGCTGAAGAAACAGAAGAGACTGAAGAAGAAGACTTTACAGAAGCATAA
- a CDS encoding FeoA family protein, with amino-acid sequence MKTLKEIAVGQTVTVKRLHGEGPVKRRIMDMGITKGVSVYVRKVAPLGDPVEVTVRGYELSLRKADAEMIEVE; translated from the coding sequence ATGAAAACTCTGAAAGAGATTGCTGTTGGACAGACAGTCACAGTAAAGAGATTGCATGGTGAAGGCCCTGTAAAAAGAAGAATCATGGACATGGGTATCACCAAAGGCGTAAGTGTATATGTACGCAAAGTTGCACCGTTAGGTGATCCGGTGGAAGTAACCGTAAGAGGGTATGAATTATCTCTTCGTAAAGCCGATGCCGAAATGATTGAGGTTGAATAA
- the feoB gene encoding ferrous iron transport protein B, with translation MSVKIALAGNPNCGKTTLFNALTGSNQFVGNWPGVTVEKKEGKLKGHKDVTIMDLPGIYSLSPYTLEEVVARNYLINERPDAIINIVDGTNIERNLYLSTQIMELGIPVVMAVNMMDLVEKAGDKIHTDKLSKLLGCEVVEISALKGTGIQKAAEKAISLAERKNEVTPVHEFDSKVEDAITAVGTMLGTDIPEAQKRFFAIKLLEKDDKIKEQMKSVPDVSAEIKTLEDAFDDDTESIITNERYVYISSIIGKCVTKGQKGGMTVSDKIDRIVTNRWLALPIFAVVMFIVYYVSITTVGGFLTDWTNDVLFGDIIPPAIEKALVAVNCADWLQGLILDGIVAGVGAVLGFVPQMLVLFIFLAFLEGCGYMARVAFIMDRIFRKFGLSGKSFIPMLIGSGCGVPGIMASRTIESDRDRKMTIMTTTFVPCGAKLPIIALIAGAFFNNAGWVAWSAYFVGVAAIICSGIILKKTKMFSGEPAPFVMELPAYHMPTVGNVLRSMWERGWSFIKKAGTIILLSTIILWFLMSFGWVDGKFGMLDAEQLNDSILASIGNVIAPIFAPLGWTKAGEGWKMAVAAITGLIAKENVVATFGMLFGFAEVAENGSEIWGNLAQVMTPIAAYGFLVFNLLCAPCFAAMGAIKREMNNAKWFWFAIGYQCGLAYIVSLCIYQFGNLFTGGGFGLWTVVAVVLLIAFLYMLFRPYKESKSLKVA, from the coding sequence ATGTCAGTTAAAATTGCATTAGCAGGTAATCCTAACTGCGGTAAGACAACATTGTTTAATGCGCTGACCGGTTCCAATCAGTTTGTAGGTAACTGGCCGGGCGTAACGGTGGAGAAAAAAGAAGGTAAGTTAAAAGGTCATAAAGATGTGACTATCATGGACTTACCGGGTATCTATTCCCTGTCTCCATACACTCTGGAAGAAGTCGTAGCCAGAAACTATCTGATCAATGAAAGACCAGATGCGATCATCAACATCGTAGATGGTACCAACATCGAACGTAACCTGTATCTGTCCACACAGATCATGGAACTGGGTATTCCGGTTGTTATGGCTGTCAACATGATGGACCTGGTAGAAAAAGCGGGTGACAAGATACATACTGACAAACTGAGCAAACTGTTAGGATGCGAGGTTGTGGAAATATCCGCACTGAAAGGCACCGGAATCCAGAAAGCAGCTGAGAAAGCAATAAGTCTTGCAGAGAGAAAGAACGAAGTCACACCGGTACATGAGTTCGACAGTAAAGTGGAAGATGCGATCACGGCTGTAGGAACCATGCTTGGCACGGATATCCCGGAAGCACAGAAGAGATTCTTTGCGATCAAACTTCTGGAGAAGGATGACAAGATCAAAGAACAGATGAAATCTGTTCCGGATGTATCCGCTGAGATCAAAACTCTGGAAGATGCATTCGATGATGATACCGAAAGTATTATCACAAATGAAAGATATGTATATATCTCCTCTATTATCGGAAAATGCGTAACAAAAGGTCAGAAGGGCGGAATGACCGTATCCGATAAGATCGACCGTATCGTAACTAACCGTTGGCTGGCACTGCCAATCTTCGCAGTAGTTATGTTTATTGTTTACTATGTATCTATTACAACAGTAGGTGGATTCCTGACAGACTGGACAAACGATGTTCTGTTCGGTGATATCATTCCTCCGGCAATTGAGAAAGCGCTGGTAGCTGTGAACTGTGCTGACTGGTTACAGGGACTGATCCTTGATGGTATCGTAGCCGGTGTTGGTGCTGTACTTGGTTTCGTACCGCAGATGCTGGTACTGTTTATCTTCCTGGCATTCCTGGAAGGTTGTGGATACATGGCCCGTGTAGCATTCATCATGGACCGTATCTTCCGTAAATTCGGTCTTTCCGGAAAATCTTTCATCCCGATGCTGATCGGTTCCGGTTGTGGTGTTCCTGGTATCATGGCATCCCGTACCATCGAGAGCGACAGAGACCGTAAGATGACAATCATGACAACCACCTTTGTTCCTTGTGGAGCAAAACTGCCGATCATTGCCCTGATCGCAGGTGCATTCTTTAATAACGCAGGATGGGTAGCATGGAGTGCTTACTTTGTAGGTGTTGCTGCTATTATCTGCTCTGGTATTATCTTAAAGAAAACAAAAATGTTCTCCGGAGAACCTGCTCCGTTCGTTATGGAGCTGCCGGCTTACCATATGCCAACAGTTGGAAACGTACTGAGAAGTATGTGGGAGCGTGGATGGTCCTTCATCAAAAAAGCAGGTACCATCATCCTGTTATCTACCATCATTCTGTGGTTCCTGATGAGCTTCGGATGGGTAGACGGAAAATTCGGTATGCTGGATGCAGAACAGTTAAATGACAGTATTCTGGCATCCATCGGCAACGTGATCGCTCCGATCTTTGCTCCTCTTGGCTGGACAAAAGCCGGTGAAGGATGGAAGATGGCAGTTGCAGCAATCACCGGTCTGATCGCAAAAGAAAACGTAGTAGCTACCTTCGGTATGCTGTTCGGTTTTGCAGAAGTTGCAGAAAATGGTTCTGAGATCTGGGGCAACCTGGCACAGGTTATGACTCCGATCGCAGCATACGGATTCCTGGTATTCAACCTGTTATGTGCACCTTGCTTCGCAGCAATGGGAGCTATCAAACGTGAGATGAATAATGCAAAATGGTTCTGGTTCGCTATCGGATATCAGTGTGGTCTTGCTTATATCGTATCTCTGTGTATCTATCAGTTTGGTAACCTGTTTACCGGTGGTGGATTCGGACTGTGGACAGTAGTTGCGGTTGTACTGCTGATTGCATTCCTGTATATGCTGTTCAGACCTTATAAAGAAAGTAAATCATTGAAAGTTGCGTAA
- a CDS encoding FeoA family protein, whose product MMPLSMVKPGETNTIKKVGGKEETRKFLENLGFVTGGEVTVVSEIEGNLIVNVKDSRVAIGKDMANRIMV is encoded by the coding sequence ATGATGCCGTTATCTATGGTAAAACCAGGAGAAACTAACACAATCAAAAAAGTTGGCGGAAAAGAAGAAACAAGAAAATTCCTTGAGAATCTTGGATTCGTAACTGGAGGAGAGGTTACGGTCGTGTCTGAAATCGAAGGAAACCTGATTGTGAATGTAAAAGATTCACGTGTGGCAATCGGAAAAGACATGGCAAACCGCATCATGGTATAA
- a CDS encoding heavy metal translocating P-type ATPase gives MKFIIKHEIKGRMRVHLLQNRMTFGQADTLLYYLSSQKLVTGVKVREKTQDATINFVGDREEVIRALKAFHYETAKVPEVYLKNSGRELQNEYWEKLVNKVVMRMGSKMFLPVSVRSVITAIKSVKYLWHGVRTLAKGKLEVPVLDATAIGVSIFRGDFETAGSTMFLLGIGEILEEWTHKKSVDDLARSMSLHVSKVWMVKDGQEILVPADQIQAGDEIVVHMGNVIPFDGVVTAGDAMVNQASLTGESVPVQKNAQKYAYAGTVVEEGELTICVKEVNGGSKFEKIVTMIEESEKLKSNVEGKAEHLADRLVPYTLAGTGLTYLITRNVTKTLAVLMVDFSCALKLAMPISVLSAIREASLYDITVKGGKFLEAIAEADTIVFDKTGTLTKAEPTVAKIETFCDRSEEDLLRIAACLEEHFPHSMAKAVVDAAKKRNISHEEMHSKVEYIVAHGISTTINGHKVIIGSAHFVFEDEHCVIPEGMEEKFAALPEEYSHLYLAIEGELAAVICIHDPIRSEASAVINSLKRTGISKVVMMTGDSERTAKAVAAQIGVDEYYSEVLPEDKAGFVEREKAAGRKVIMIGDGINDSPALSAADVGIAISDGAEIAREIADVTIGADNLYEIVTLKAISNGLMKRIHKNYRSIILVNAGLIALGVTGMIQPTTSALLHNTSTLVIGLKSMQNLID, from the coding sequence ATGAAATTTATAATTAAACATGAAATTAAAGGACGTATGCGTGTCCATCTTCTTCAGAATCGTATGACATTTGGACAGGCGGATACGTTACTGTATTATCTGAGCAGCCAGAAACTGGTAACAGGCGTAAAAGTCCGGGAGAAAACACAGGATGCCACGATTAATTTTGTAGGTGACCGTGAAGAAGTGATCCGGGCACTGAAGGCATTCCACTATGAGACTGCCAAAGTGCCGGAAGTATATCTGAAGAATTCCGGTCGTGAACTACAGAATGAATATTGGGAAAAACTGGTAAATAAAGTGGTCATGCGTATGGGAAGCAAGATGTTCCTTCCTGTATCGGTGCGTTCTGTGATCACAGCGATCAAATCAGTGAAATATCTGTGGCATGGCGTGCGGACACTTGCAAAAGGAAAACTGGAAGTTCCGGTTCTGGATGCAACAGCAATCGGCGTATCGATCTTCCGCGGTGACTTTGAGACCGCAGGTTCCACGATGTTCCTTCTGGGAATCGGTGAAATTCTCGAAGAGTGGACTCATAAAAAATCAGTGGATGATCTGGCAAGAAGCATGTCACTGCATGTATCCAAAGTATGGATGGTAAAAGACGGTCAGGAGATCCTGGTTCCGGCAGATCAGATCCAGGCAGGAGACGAGATTGTTGTCCATATGGGTAATGTCATTCCGTTCGATGGCGTGGTAACGGCCGGAGATGCAATGGTAAATCAGGCATCCCTGACAGGTGAGTCTGTTCCGGTACAGAAAAATGCACAGAAGTATGCGTATGCGGGAACTGTTGTGGAAGAAGGCGAACTGACCATCTGTGTCAAAGAAGTAAATGGCGGAAGTAAGTTTGAAAAGATCGTTACAATGATCGAAGAATCTGAAAAACTGAAATCCAACGTAGAAGGAAAAGCAGAACATCTGGCAGACCGTCTGGTTCCATATACACTGGCAGGTACCGGTCTGACCTATCTGATCACACGCAATGTTACCAAGACACTGGCGGTACTGATGGTAGATTTCTCCTGTGCACTGAAACTGGCGATGCCGATCAGCGTACTTTCTGCGATCCGTGAAGCAAGCCTTTATGATATTACCGTAAAAGGCGGCAAATTCCTGGAGGCAATTGCAGAGGCAGATACCATTGTATTTGATAAGACAGGTACACTGACAAAAGCAGAGCCGACGGTTGCAAAAATCGAAACATTCTGCGACCGTTCCGAAGAAGACCTGCTTCGTATTGCAGCCTGCCTGGAAGAGCATTTTCCTCATTCTATGGCAAAGGCTGTTGTTGATGCTGCCAAAAAACGGAATATTTCCCATGAAGAGATGCATTCAAAAGTAGAATACATCGTTGCACATGGAATTTCCACAACGATCAATGGACATAAAGTAATCATCGGTAGTGCTCATTTTGTCTTTGAAGATGAACACTGTGTGATCCCGGAAGGTATGGAAGAAAAATTCGCGGCACTGCCGGAAGAATATTCTCATCTGTATCTGGCAATTGAAGGGGAACTGGCTGCGGTTATCTGCATTCATGACCCGATTCGTTCGGAAGCATCTGCAGTGATCAATTCTCTGAAACGTACCGGTATCAGCAAAGTAGTTATGATGACCGGTGACAGTGAGCGTACTGCAAAAGCAGTAGCAGCACAGATCGGTGTTGACGAGTATTACTCTGAGGTACTGCCGGAAGATAAAGCCGGATTTGTAGAGCGTGAAAAAGCAGCGGGACGAAAAGTCATCATGATCGGTGACGGTATCAATGATTCACCGGCGCTGTCTGCCGCAGATGTCGGAATCGCAATCAGTGACGGTGCGGAGATTGCCCGTGAGATCGCAGATGTGACAATTGGTGCAGATAATCTTTACGAAATTGTTACATTAAAAGCAATCAGTAACGGACTGATGAAACGGATTCATAAGAACTACCGTTCGATCATTTTGGTCAATGCCGGACTGATCGCACTTGGTGTAACCGGTATGATCCAGCCGACGACATCTGCACTGCTGCATAACACTTCTACTCTGGTTATCGGACTGAAGAGTATGCAGAATCTGATTGATTAA